The DNA segment GCCGGGCACCTGGAATACTTACACCGCCTCTGCAATAGCCCGCAATAAGGCCCCTCAACACGCAGTTACTGTTGCCCGGAAGAAGAACGGCCTCCAGGTAAGCATTAAAAACAAACCCATCTTCTTTTACCATACACAGGAAGCGATGCCTCCTGCAGACAGCCCTTCCTATTACCGTCGCAGCGGGTTCATTCATCCCCTGTACAGCCCCGGCGGACAAATACTCACCGATGATTTCCCCGCTGGTCATACGCACCAGCATGCCATCTTCAATGCCTGGACCAATACGACCTTTCGCAAAGAATTCGTGGATTTCTGGAACCAGCACCACAAGCGGGGCACTGTAGAGCACATAGAAGTAACCAGGATCAAAGAAGGGCCCGTGGTTACAGAATTAAGGGTAAAGCTGCGCCACAAAAGTTTGCTGCATGGTGAAATATTGCGCGAAATGTGGGTGATCAGGGTATATCCTTTCAGCGATTATTACCTGTTCGACCTGATATCAGAAGAGCGCAATGTAACTACCGATACGCTGTTCCTGAACAAATACCACTATGGAGGATTGGGTTTCCGCGGAAGCAGTCACTGGAACGACCATGATAAAAAGAACTTCCAGGATCATTGGCATATCCTTACCAGCGAAGGCATCCGTGATTCAGCAGCCAACCATACACATGCCCGCTGGGTAGATGCTTCGGGCCTCATCAATGGGCGTGCCGTTGGTGCTACTGTATTTGATCATCCCGTTAACTTCCGGTACCCGCAGCCCATACGGGTGCATCCCAGTATGCCTTACTGGGTGTATTCGCCGGTAGTGGATGGCGCTTTTACCATCAATCCGGGTACCTGGTACCGCTCACAATACCGCTATTATGTGCACCAGCAGATGGCTGATATAGCTACGCTCGAAAGATTTGAAAAAGACTGGGTAGTGCCGCCCGATGTAACAGTAACCGGGCTATAAGGTGTAGGCAGGGGCTTTATTTCAGCCCTTAGATTTCCGATCTCCGGCTTCGGTATTTTTCTATTTCTTCCGTAACAAGTGCTTCAGCCTGCTGAAAGTCTCCGGTTTAATATTCAGGTAGGAGGCCAATATCTTCTGTGGCACCCGCTGGAGCATGTGAGGGTGATTGGTTACATAAGCCAGGAAGCGTTCGCGGGTGGTCATCTGTAACTGGTCATAATAGCGCATGTCCTTTTTGATAAACATCTGCGTTACCATGGCGCGTCCCAGCCGCTCGGCGCCGGGTACATTTTGTAAAGCCAGTTCCATATTGTCAAAATGGATGGAAATCAGTACGGATGGCTCCAGGGCTTCGAGGATTACATCGGTAGGCTTACGGGTATGGAAGGATATCTCTGATTGTATAATATGGCCCTCGGTGGCCAGTTGCAGGGTGGCTTCGCCTCTCTTGGTAATAATGTACTTCCGTACCATACCTTTCATGACAAGATTCAGGTAGTCGTCCACCTGTCCCTGCGGAAGTATAATGGCTTTCTTATCAAATGGCCGTAGTTCAAGAAAGGGGGTTAACTGGTCAAACTCCTGGCGGCTCATCTCCACAAA comes from the Paraflavitalea devenefica genome and includes:
- a CDS encoding Crp/Fnr family transcriptional regulator, which gives rise to MRERKLDIKSYLDHVFAYLQRFVEMSRQEFDQLTPFLELRPFDKKAIILPQGQVDDYLNLVMKGMVRKYIITKRGEATLQLATEGHIIQSEISFHTRKPTDVILEALEPSVLISIHFDNMELALQNVPGAERLGRAMVTQMFIKKDMRYYDQLQMTTRERFLAYVTNHPHMLQRVPQKILASYLNIKPETFSRLKHLLRKK
- a CDS encoding DUF6807 domain-containing protein; amino-acid sequence: MTPGIRFLFVLLISLPGLLRAQSAADFTVEVKAGKYTRYQTPVQVNLPKPLPAGALYTLKNTKTGKSAVAQLLDSVTLVFILPDSMAPGTWNTYTASAIARNKAPQHAVTVARKKNGLQVSIKNKPIFFYHTQEAMPPADSPSYYRRSGFIHPLYSPGGQILTDDFPAGHTHQHAIFNAWTNTTFRKEFVDFWNQHHKRGTVEHIEVTRIKEGPVVTELRVKLRHKSLLHGEILREMWVIRVYPFSDYYLFDLISEERNVTTDTLFLNKYHYGGLGFRGSSHWNDHDKKNFQDHWHILTSEGIRDSAANHTHARWVDASGLINGRAVGATVFDHPVNFRYPQPIRVHPSMPYWVYSPVVDGAFTINPGTWYRSQYRYYVHQQMADIATLERFEKDWVVPPDVTVTGL